A section of the Carassius carassius chromosome 17, fCarCar2.1, whole genome shotgun sequence genome encodes:
- the cryba2a gene encoding beta-crystallin A2a isoform X1 yields the protein MAGECRQVAIMNQREQMEQQGQWRITVWEEENFQGKRCEFLLECPNILDRDFQKIRSIKVDNGPWVAYEYPEYQGQQFILEKGDYPCYQAWSGNSSYRTEHLLSFRPIKCANHSDSKITLYECEDMMGRKFEMCDDYPSLQGMGWCSKEVPSMKVNSGAWVGYQFPGYRGYQYIFERDRRQGEYRKYYEYGTQAHSNQIQSIRRIQH from the exons ATGG CTGGAGAGTGCAGACAGGTGGCCATCATGAATCAGCGAGAGCAGATGGAGCAGCAGGGGCAGTGGAGGATCACAGTGTGGGAAGAGGAAAACTTCCAGGGCAAGCGCTGTGAGTTCTTGCTGGAGTGCCCAAACATTCTGGACAGGGATTTCCAAAAGATTCGCTCTATCAAGGTGGACAACGGCcc CTGGGTGGCTTATGAGTACCCAGAGTATCAGGGTCAGCAGTTCATCCTGGAGAAGGGAGATTATCCCTGCTATCAGGCCTGGAGCGGAAACAGCAGCTACCGCACTGAGCACCTGCTTTCCTTCAGACCCATCAAGTGTGCT AACCACAGTGACAGTAAAATTACCCTGTATGAATGTGAGGACATGATGGGACGCAAGTTTGAGATGTGCGATGACTACCCCTCTCTTCAAGGCATGGGCTGGTGCAGTAAGGAGGTTCCTTCAATGAAAGTCAACTCTGGAGC CTGGGTGGGCTACCAGTTTCCAGGGTACCGTGGATACCAGTATATCTTTGAGAGAGACAGACGTCAGGGAGAATACAGGAAATACTATGAGTATGGCACCCAGGCCCACAGCAATCAGATCCAATCAATCCGCAGAATTCAGCACTAA
- the cryba2a gene encoding beta-crystallin A2a isoform X2, with translation MNQREQMEQQGQWRITVWEEENFQGKRCEFLLECPNILDRDFQKIRSIKVDNGPWVAYEYPEYQGQQFILEKGDYPCYQAWSGNSSYRTEHLLSFRPIKCANHSDSKITLYECEDMMGRKFEMCDDYPSLQGMGWCSKEVPSMKVNSGAWVGYQFPGYRGYQYIFERDRRQGEYRKYYEYGTQAHSNQIQSIRRIQH, from the exons ATGAATCAGCGAGAGCAGATGGAGCAGCAGGGGCAGTGGAGGATCACAGTGTGGGAAGAGGAAAACTTCCAGGGCAAGCGCTGTGAGTTCTTGCTGGAGTGCCCAAACATTCTGGACAGGGATTTCCAAAAGATTCGCTCTATCAAGGTGGACAACGGCcc CTGGGTGGCTTATGAGTACCCAGAGTATCAGGGTCAGCAGTTCATCCTGGAGAAGGGAGATTATCCCTGCTATCAGGCCTGGAGCGGAAACAGCAGCTACCGCACTGAGCACCTGCTTTCCTTCAGACCCATCAAGTGTGCT AACCACAGTGACAGTAAAATTACCCTGTATGAATGTGAGGACATGATGGGACGCAAGTTTGAGATGTGCGATGACTACCCCTCTCTTCAAGGCATGGGCTGGTGCAGTAAGGAGGTTCCTTCAATGAAAGTCAACTCTGGAGC CTGGGTGGGCTACCAGTTTCCAGGGTACCGTGGATACCAGTATATCTTTGAGAGAGACAGACGTCAGGGAGAATACAGGAAATACTATGAGTATGGCACCCAGGCCCACAGCAATCAGATCCAATCAATCCGCAGAATTCAGCACTAA
- the cdk5r2a gene encoding cyclin-dependent kinase 5 activator 2a — protein sequence MGTVLSISPTSRKGGILNEKTDGASGKTEKSLKRHSVLISALTWKRLVAASAKKKSAKKVNPNPPVSQITNPVDQLNSENLKKSQSASERKTKPGPLAVPVPTVPDKSLQSSQTQNASQNGKQLLPVQRQPSSRSIISPRRVIVQASTGELLRCLSEFMCRRCYKLKELSPNEIILWFRNVDRSLLIQGWQDQGFITPANLVFVYLLCREAVTEDISSEYELQATFLTCLYLAYSYMGNEISYPLKPFLVETNKEVFWERSLRIIDKMSAKMLQINSDPHFFTEVFQDLKNEGGSSDTNGRWNNNLDR from the coding sequence ATGGGCACGGTGCTCTCGATTTCCCCCACGTCCAGAAAAGGAGGGATTCTGAATGAGAAGACGGATGGAGCTAGCGGCAAGACGGAGAAGAGTCTCAAGCGCCATTCAGTGCTGATATCGGCTCTGACGTGGAAGCGGTTAGTTGCTGCCTCTGCCAAGAAGAAGAGTGCCAAGAAAGTGAACCCGAACCCACCCGTTTCTCAGATCACTAACCCCGTTGACCAGCTGAACAGCGAAAATCTTAAGAAGTCTCAGTCAGCCTCCGAGCGCAAGACGAAGCCTGGGCCACTCGCAGTGCCAGTCCCTACAGTACCGGATAAAAGCCTTCAATCCAGTCAAACCCAGAATGCATCCCAGAACGGAAAGCAGCTCCTGCCGGTCCAGCGGCAACCGAGCAGCCGCTCCATCATCTCGCCTAGACGAGTCATTGTGCAAGCCTCCACAGGAGAGCTCCTTCGCTGCCTGAGCGAGTTCATGTGCAGGAGGTGCTACAAACTCAAAGAGCTTAGCCCAAATGAGATCATCCTGTGGTTCCGAAACGTCGACCGGTCGCTGCTCATCCAAGGCTGGCAAGACCAGGGTTTCATCACTCCCGCCAACTTGGTGTTCGTCTACCTGCTCTGCCGGGAGGCGGTGACCGAGGATATTTCCAGCGAGTACGAGCTGCAGGCCACCTTTCTCACCTGCCTCTACCTGGCTTACTCTTACATGGGCAACGAGATCTCGTACCCGCTGAAGCCCTTCCTGGTGGAGACCAACAAGGAGGTGTTCTGGGAGCGCTCCCTGCGGATCATTGACAAAATGAGTGCCAAAATGTTGCAGATCAACTCCGACCCGCATTTCTTCACCGAGGTCTTTCAAGACCTCAAGAACGAGGGTGGCTCGAGCGATACGAACGGAAGATGGAATAATAACCTAGACCGTTAA